DNA sequence from the Staphylococcus epidermidis genome:
AATTGACGTGTTCTAAAATAGACATCACCGTCACTTTCATATGCATAACCTTCATCTACTAATTCTTTAATAAAATCAATAATTTCACCCATATGATGCATCACACGCGGATTAGATGTAGCCTTTTTCACATTCAAAGCACCAACGTCCTCATAAAAAGCTTTAATATACTTTTCAGCAATTTCAGGAACACTTTCATTGAGTTCTTTAGAGCGATTAATGAGTTTATCATCAACGTCTGTGAAATTAGAAACATAAATAACTTCATATCCCTTATATTCGAAATATCTTCTGACTACATCATAATTAATAGCTGGTCGTGCATTTCCAATATGAATATAATTGTAAACTGTTGGCCCACATACATACATTTTGACCTTACCTGGTTCAATGGGCTCAAACGTCTCTTTCCGACGTGTTAAGGTATTATATAATGTAATCATCTTGAATCTCTCCATTCTTAGCTTTTTCAAGCTGTCTTTCTAAGTGTTTAATTTGTTCGTAAAGTGGATCAGGTAAGTTACGGTGATCAAATGTTTTACCAATACGTCTACCTTCTTGTTTAACAATGTGACCTGGTATACCTACTACAGTTGTATAACTAGGAACAGACTGTAATACTACAGAATTAGCTCCAATATTCACATTTGATTCAATTTTTATATTACCTAATATCTTAGATCCAGCTGCTATCAAAACATTATCACCGATATCAGGATGGCGTTTTCCTTTTTCTTTGCCTGTACCACCTAAAGTAACTCCTTGATAAATAGTAACATTATCACCAATTGTACATGTTTCTCCAATAACTACACCCATGCCATGGTCGATAAATAAACGCTTACCGATTTTTGCACCTGGATGTATTTCAATTCCGGTGAAAAAACGTGATAGTTGAGAAATCATTCTGGCTGCTACATAGCGTCTATTTTTATATAATTTATGGGCAATTAAGTGACTCCAAACTGCATGTAATCCAGCGTAAGTAGTTATTACTTCTAAAGTCGAGCGCGCTGCAGGATCCTGTTCAAACACCATCTTTATATCGTCTCTCATTCTTTTTAACACGAACGTCTCCCCCTTAGTCTAATCAAATTTATTTCAACACGTTTAAATCACTATGCGGAATATCATTGGTATCATAAGTTTAAAAATATGAAAAGAGCACCTCTAACATTTGTTGCTAGAGGCGCTCTCGCACGGTTCCACTCTTCATTTAATAGCAATACTCATATTTGATTTATTACTATTCTCATCTCAATTATTTATTTTTATTAACAAAGGTGCATTCATTAATATTTATGATGTGCTCACAGCTACCGCACACTCTCTGACACATAAACATTTAACTACTAATCCTTTGAATCACTTTATATTTATAATCATATGTTGTCACTTGTAAAATTTCAAGTCGTAAACACTTTATGACTTAATATTTATTTAAACAAGTTTTTTTAAGCGTGACAATACTTTATCTTTGCCTAATACTTCAATTGTGTTCGGTAATTCAGGACCATGCATTTGTCCAGTAACAGCAACACGAATAGGCATAAATAATTGTTTACCTTTAATACCAGTTTCTTTTTGAACTTCTTTAATCATTTTCTTAATTTCAGTTGCCTCAAACGATTCTAAAGATTCTAATTTACCATATAAATGGTTCATTAGTTCTGGCACTTGTTCTCCTTGTAATACCTCTTGTTCATCTTTTCCAAGTTCCGGCATTTCATGGAAGAACATTTCTGATAATGGAACAATTTCACCAGCGTAACTCATTTCTTTTTGATACAACGCTATTAATTTACGTCCCCATTCTCTATCCTTTTCTGATGGGTTTTCAGGTATAAGATTAGCCTTGATTAAATGAGGTAATGCAAGTTCAAATACTGTTTCTGTATCTTTTGTTTTCATATACTGATTGTTAACCCAAGCAAGTTTTTGTCTATCGAACATAGCTGGAGACTTAGACAAGCGTTTTTCATCAAAAATCTTTATAAATTCTTCTTTAGAAAAGATTTCCTCTTCACCTTCAGGTGACCAACCTAATAATGTAATAAAGTTAAATAATGCTTCTGGAAGATATCCTAAGTCACGATATTGCTCGATAAATTGTAGGATTTGACCATCTCGCTTGCTTAATTTTTTACGCTCTTCATTAACAATGAGTGACATATGACCAAAACGAGGTGCTTCCCATCCAAATGCTTCATATATCATTAACTGCTTAGGTGTATTTGAAACATGGTCATCACCACGTATAACATCTGATATTTGCATATAATGATCATCTACGGCAACTGCAAAATTATAAGTCGGAACACCATCTTTTTTTACAATTACCCAGTCTCCGATATTGTCAGATTCAAAGGAAATTTCCCCTTTAACCATGTCATTGAAAGTAT
Encoded proteins:
- the cysE gene encoding serine O-acetyltransferase, producing MRDDIKMVFEQDPAARSTLEVITTYAGLHAVWSHLIAHKLYKNRRYVAARMISQLSRFFTGIEIHPGAKIGKRLFIDHGMGVVIGETCTIGDNVTIYQGVTLGGTGKEKGKRHPDIGDNVLIAAGSKILGNIKIESNVNIGANSVVLQSVPSYTTVVGIPGHIVKQEGRRIGKTFDHRNLPDPLYEQIKHLERQLEKAKNGEIQDDYII
- the gltX gene encoding glutamate--tRNA ligase, whose protein sequence is MSERIRVRYAPSPTGYLHIGNARTALFNYLFAKHYNGDFVVRIEDTDSKRNLEDGESSQFDNLKWLGLDWDESVDKDKGFGPYRQSERAEIYNPLIQQLLEEDKAYKCYMTEEELEAEREAQIARGEMPRYGGQHAHLTEEQRQQYEAEGRKPSIRFRVPKDQTYTFNDMVKGEISFESDNIGDWVIVKKDGVPTYNFAVAVDDHYMQISDVIRGDDHVSNTPKQLMIYEAFGWEAPRFGHMSLIVNEERKKLSKRDGQILQFIEQYRDLGYLPEALFNFITLLGWSPEGEEEIFSKEEFIKIFDEKRLSKSPAMFDRQKLAWVNNQYMKTKDTETVFELALPHLIKANLIPENPSEKDREWGRKLIALYQKEMSYAGEIVPLSEMFFHEMPELGKDEQEVLQGEQVPELMNHLYGKLESLESFEATEIKKMIKEVQKETGIKGKQLFMPIRVAVTGQMHGPELPNTIEVLGKDKVLSRLKKLV